The Plectropomus leopardus isolate mb chromosome 2, YSFRI_Pleo_2.0, whole genome shotgun sequence genome has a window encoding:
- the fkbp5 gene encoding peptidyl-prolyl cis-trans isomerase FKBP5, producing MTTDQDLTMEGQPATAVFAAKGIDVTPSKDHGVIKVLKRPGFDGERPMIGDRVTVHYTGKLLNGKRFDCSRERKEPFCFNVGKGQVLKAWDIGVLSMQRGEVCTFLCKPEYAYGSAGNPNKIPPNSSVVFEMELLKFEGEMLTDDGGIIRRIKVKGDGYTNPNDGASVEVHLEGRCGGRLFDCRDVSFIVGEAEDKGLPLGVDRAMDKMQKGECCVLYLKSKYGFGSEGKPEYKIGPDKDIIYEVTLKGFQRAKEPWEMDLTEKLDLVAGIKHKGNQYFKAERYFQAVIQYQRIVSMLEMECGKGMEQQKRIQSFMLTAHLNLALCFLRLKEFSQVVENCNKVIELDESNEKALYRRGEARLLRNEFSLALEDFQQVLQVNPSNRAARAQISICQSKIKEHHERDKKTYANMFQKFAERDAKVGKMKRRRDESVRSGINGEVGLKRRRRSQDCPS from the exons ATGACCACTGATCAGGATCTGACGATGGAGGGCCAGCCAGCCACGGCTGTGTTTGCTGCAAAGGGCATTGATGTAACACCGAGTAAAGACCATGGAGTGATCAAG GTTTTGAAGCGTCCGGGGTTCGATGGCGAGAGGCCGATGATTGGGGACAGAGTGACTGTCCACTACACTGGGAAGCTGCTCAACGGGAAGAGGTTTGACTGCAGTCGAGAGCGTAAAGAACCTTTTTGCTTCAATGTGGGCAAAG GACAAGTCCTCAAGGCCTGGGATATCGGCGTGTTGTCCATGCAGAGAGGTGAAGTGTGCACGTTTCTCTGTAAGCCAGAGTACGCTTATGGATCTGCTGGAAATCCCAACAAAATTCCTCCCAACTCTTCAGTAGTGTTTGAG ATGGAGCTACTCAAGTTTGAAGGAGAGATGCTCACAGACGATGGCGGCATCATTAGAAgaataaaggtcaaaggtgacgGTTACACTAATCCCAACGATGGAGCAAGTGTTGAAG TGCACCTGGAGGGAAGGTGTGGTGGCCGACTGTTTGACTGCAGAGACGTCAGCTTTATTGTTGGTGAGGCTGAAGATAAAGGCCTTCCTCTCGGAGTAGACCGAGCCATGGACAAGATGCAGAAAGGAGAGTGCTGCGTGCTTTACTTAAAATCAAA gTATGGCTTTGGAAGTGAAGGTAAACCGGAGTACAAAATTGGACCAGACAAAGACATCATATATGAAGTTACGCTCAAAGGCTTTCAAAGG GCTAAAGAACCCTGGGAAATGGACTTAACTGAAAAACTGGATTTAGTTGCTGGAATAAAGCATAAAGGGAATCAGTATTTTAAG GCGGAGCGGTACTTCCAGGCAGTCATCCAGTACCAGCGCATCGTGTCCATGCTGGAGATGGAGTGTGGTAAAGggatggagcagcagaagaggATACAGTCTTTCATGTTGACAGCACACCTCAATTTAGCGCTGTGTTTCCTGCGGTTAAAAGAGTTCTCACAAGTAGTGGAGAACTGCAACAAG gtgattGAGCTTGATGAAAGCAACGAGAAGGCTTTGTATCGTCGAGGGGAAGCCCGTCTCCTCCGTAACGAGTTCAGCCTGGCCTTAGAGGACTTTCAGCAAGTGCTGCAAGTCAACCCCTCAAATCGAGCGGCTCGTGCTCAGATTTCCATCTGCCAGAGCAAGATTAAGGAACATCATGAACGGGACAAGAAGACCTACGCCAACATGTTCCAGAAATTTGCCGAACGGGACGCCAAG GTtgggaagatgaagaggaggcgGGATGAGAGCGTGAGGAGCGGCATTAATGGTGAAGTGGGCCTCAAACGGCGGCGGAGGAGTCAAGACTGTCCATCGTAG